The Plasmodium sp. gorilla clade G2 genome assembly, chromosome: 6 genome has a segment encoding these proteins:
- a CDS encoding PP-loop family protein, putative yields MLCEKCNEKNVCMMRPSNKEKLCKECFIESFEEDVHDTILKKRMFEDNDKICIAVSGGKDSSVLAHVLVNLKKKYNYKWELFLLAIDEGIKGYRDDSLKVVYKLEKLYNLPLKILKFENLFSYTMDDVVKFIGKKNNCTVCGVFRRQSFEKGALLFNATKLVTGHNADDLAETILMNMCRGDIDKLAKNINDLSNAGHMNKKYNCVGDSQNGIKNLENIQNSPEQVRQKNYKNCENIDDNNDNYDDIKLNDIMSERLNEKCSCINNNLDNDSGKKDKEIQKYEQDYEEKYNNSNSINNGNSFFLPRLKPLMWCYEKEIVLYAFHLKLDYFSTECTYSPNSFRGNLRCFIKDIELINAQFILNIIHSAEFFYFNSINQKRLNICIKCGAYTSNKICKACLIIDGLNNYTDNSFLYSNKKKSKKKISIHFDNKKVEG; encoded by the coding sequence ATGCTGTGCGAGAAATGTAACGAAAAAAATGTTTGTATGATGAGACCATccaataaagaaaaattatgcAAAGAATGTTTCATAGAAAGCTTTGAAGAAGATGTTCATGATACaattttaaagaaaagaatgtttgaagataatgataaaatttgCATAGCCGTTTCAGGGGGAAAAGATTCAAGTGTACTTGCTCATGTACTtgttaatttaaaaaaaaaatataattacaaaTGGGAATTATTTTTACTTGCCATTGATGAAGGTATTAAAGGTTATCGTGACGATTCTTTAAAAGTTGTTTACaaattagaaaaattatataatttaccattaaaaatattgaaatttGAAAATCTTTTTTCATATACAATGGATGATGTTGTAAAATTTATaggcaaaaaaaataattgtacTGTTTGTGGAGTCTTCAGAAGACAATCATTCGAAAAAGGAGCCTTATTATTTAATGCAACAAAACTTGTCACAGGTCATAATGCTGATGATTTAGCGGAAACCATTTTAATGAACATGTGCAGAGGTGATATTGACAAACTAgcgaaaaatataaatgaccTGAGCAATGCAGGTCatatgaacaaaaaataCAATTGTGTAGGTGATAGCCAAAAtggaataaaaaatttagaaaatatacaaaattcaCCTGAACAAGTAAggcaaaaaaattataaaaattgtgagaatattgatgataataatgataattatgatgatattaaattaaatgatattatGAGTGAGAGgttaaatgaaaaatgtagttgcataaataataatttggaTAATGATAGTGGAAAGAAAGATAAAGAAATTCAGAAATATGAACAAgattatgaagaaaaatataataatagtaatagtattaataatggtaattctttttttttaccgAGATTAAAACCTTTAATGTGGtgttatgaaaaagaaattgtTTTATATGCCTTTCATTTAAAATTAGATTATTTCAGTACAGAATGTACTTATTCTCCTAATTCATTTCGTGGTAATTTGAGATGTTTTATCAAAGACATTGAATTGATTAATGCACAGTTTATTTTAAACATTATTCATTCAGctgaatttttttattttaattcgataaatcaaaaaaggttaaatatatgtataaagtGTGGTGCTTATACTTCGAATAAGATATGTAAAGCTTGTTTAATTATTGATggtttaaataattatacggataattcttttctatactctaataaaaaaaaatccaagaaaaaaatatctatACATTTTGATAATAAGAAAGTTGAaggataa
- a CDS encoding eukaryotic translation initiation factor 3 subunit L, putative — MAEVNSVEENVNEEIVSFEEEVETFLINLHDFVYHRNAEAIKKLFDTDFYTISEIYFKNIRWPSIKLVDIFYKQKNRFHNLIHSLYEELYYRHVFIIKDITLEDRKNAWDNYKCLLNFITTICTDLSGDSNDNVLVMPNVWVYDFLSEYIYQYQSMCHYRLQLLKDSEKNEEGISFVTQNTDVFESSIVFEALHNLLLKGEFSTLPLEEKSTYVNNIYNINNEEINSKYQFAYFACCILLNLYVLIGDYYTALKIISHIELNHKALYWKVTLCHLSIFYNIAFSYMMLKRYNDSIKILSQILIYLSKQKIHFSNQQKYQQNLIHKLIDKMYLIIIICHSLTNTRLDETILQNIKENYSGKFYALQSANEQTYAELFIRVAPKFIDPLSNISFQILSNFQNVQNQTYNSDPTNRQLAIFLKDVSYQKKAFYFISYAKLYHNIQLKKLANLMNYNELINNDDEYEQEQNVSSDIMCVKNCSKQLIWKEGPLYTGDFINSIFGNSFDFFIDLDIVNIKTRAHQKIFIDYFVHQINMSKNLMNNLLGTAAPHMYKTKYDHFKKKHKNKNRNKHNNNNNNNNNNNNNTNYYHKNKQNKQHHQNRHNNQNKQPNQNRNSHQNNMHTQVAAS; from the coding sequence atggctGAGGTGAACAGTGTTGAAGAAAATGTAAATGAGGAGATTGTAAGTTTTGAAGAAGAAGTTGaaacatttttaataaatttacacGATTTTGTTTATCATCGAAATGCTGAAGCTATAAAGAAATTGTTTGATACAGATTTTTATACAATAtctgaaatatattttaagaatataAGATGGCCATCAATAAAATTggttgatatattttataaacagAAGAATAGATTTCATAATTTGATTCATTCATTATATGAAGAGTTATATTATCGtcatgtatttataataaaagatataacaTTAGAAGATCGTAAGAATGCATGGGATAATTATAAatgtttattaaattttataacaaCTATATGTACAGATTTATCAGGTGATTCTAATGATAATGTATTGGTTATGCCAAATGTATGGgtatatgattttttatcagaatatatatatcaatatcaATCGATGTGTCATTATAGATTacaattattaaaagattCAGAAAAGAATGAAGAAGGAATATCATTTGTTACTCAAAATACAGATGTATTTGAGAGTAGTATTGTTTTTGAAGCAttacataatttattattaaaaggaGAATTTAGTACCTTACCTTTAGAAGAAAAAAGtacatatgtaaataatatatataatataaataatgaagaaataaatagtAAATATCAGTTTGCTTATTTTGCttgttgtatattattaaatttatatgtattaataggAGATTATTATACAgctttaaaaattatatctcATATAGAATTAAATCATAAAGCATTATATTGGAAAGTTACATTATGTCATTtaagtatattttataatattgcattttcatatatgatgttaaaaagatataatgatagtataaaaatattatcacaaattttaatatatctatctaaacaaaaaatacattTCTCGAATCAACAAAAATATCAACAAAATTTAATACATAAACTTATAGATAAAATGTAtctaataattattatttgtcaTTCATTAACAAATACAAGATTAGATGAAACAATccttcaaaatataaaagaaaattattcaGGTAAATTTTATGCTTTACAATCAGCTAATGAACAAACATATGCAGAATTATTTATTAGGGTTGCACCTAAATTTATTGATCCATTATCTAATATTAGTTTCCAAATATTATCAAATTTTCAAAATGTACAAAATCAAACATATAATTCTGATCCAACAAATCGACAGCTAgccatttttttaaaagatgtatcatatcaaaaaaaagctttttattttatttcatatgctaaattatatcataatattcaattaaaaaaattagcaAATCTTATGaattataatgaattaataaataatgatgatgaatatGAACAAGAACAAAATGTATCATCAGATATTATGTGTGTTAAAAATTGTAGTAAACAATTAATATGGAAAGAAGGACCATTATATACAGGAGATTTTATTAATTCCATATTTGGAAAttcatttgatttttttattgatctagatattgtaaatattaaaacaagAGCACaccaaaaaatatttattgattattttgttcatcaAATTAATATGAGTAAAAATCttatgaataatttattagGAACTGCAGCACCACATAtgtataaaacaaaatatgaccactttaagaaaaaacacaaaaataaaaacagaaATAAacacaacaataataataataacaataataataataataataatactaattattatcataaaaataaacaaaataaacaaCACCATCAAAACAGACATAACAATCAAAATAAACAACCTAATCAAAATAGGAACAgtcatcaaaataatatgcaCACACAAGTAGCTGCTTCTTGA
- a CDS encoding 6-cysteine protein — protein MHIVSFIFFLFSFFGASSICYNINGVCDFSSDELNLLGEEKLDFSLKKNEYKLSDENNVRNCVYFSKGFEYLRFICPMRKDNYEGIEIRPFECFEYVRIDGREEKLNEILKGSLFEKSINDNIITRDVFIPPTIYEDMFFECTCDNSLTFKNNMIGKRGIMKIHLKKNILYGCDFDHNEKLIKNKTAFTNFYHKEKILSLSNDENITCNVTIKKSQVYLGIICPDGYRLYPNDCFKNVIYHNNIIMPLKKIIPHDILYHHDKNKKIAFAAFTLNINENPKGFTCHCIKKQTSFNNPLIVNFKFENKETSFATNINLFFYFIFFIPFIHFILFL, from the coding sequence ATGCATATAGTCagctttattttttttttgttttctttttttgggGCTTCTTCcatttgttataatataaatggtgTATGTGACTTTTCTAGTGATGAGTTAAATTTGTTGGGAGAAGAAAAATTagatttttctttaaaaaagaatgaatataaattatctGATGAAAACAATGTAAGAAATTGTGTTTATTTTAGTAAAGGTTTTGAATATTTACGTTTTATATGTCCAATGAGAAAAGATAATTATGAAGGAATTGAAATTCGTCCTTTTGAATGTTTTGAATATGTTCGTATTGATGGAAGAGAAGAGAAATTAAATGAGATATTAAAAGGTagtttatttgaaaaaagtattaatgataatataataacaagaGATGTATTTATTCCACCTACTATATATGAAGATATGTTTTTTGAATGTACATGTGATAATAGTTtaacttttaaaaataatatgattgGAAAAAGAGgtataatgaaaatacatttaaaaaaaaatattttatatggatGTGATTTTGAtcataatgaaaaattaataaaaaataaaacagcATTCacaaatttttatcataaagaaaaaattttatcattatcaaatgatgaaaatattacatgTAATGTTACTATTAAAAAATCACAAGTATATTTAGGAATTATATGTCCAGATGGTTATCGTTTATATCCAAATGattgttttaaaaatgttatatatcataataatattattatgccattaaaaaaaattataccacatgatattttatatcatcacgacaaaaacaaaaaaatcgCATTTGCAGCATttacattaaatataaatgaaaaccCAAAAGGATTCACATGTCATTGTATTAAAAAGCAAACAAGTTTTAATAATCCTCTTATTGTAAATTTTAaatttgaaaataaagaaacatCATTTGCAACAAATATTAATctgttcttttattttattttttttattccatttattcattttattttgtttttataa
- a CDS encoding 6-cysteine protein: MMKLNKNYCLGISFVLYFLLSVCEGNNNLTCDFNNMHKLDFHANQQTSVTKICTLNPKELDKVTIICGSDSLDYNLYPENCFEEVYISTSKTHKEKLIEYVKGSSMIMKKSLKPNKYNEVSFRVPPNTMPEKAIYCFCENKKIINTNGSYNGSSQHNKEIINRGIAQIVIPSITEKIKGCDFTTKESSIFTKGYDMNDINNSKYKDQDLVCTINASAHELIGFKCPSTYSVEPHDCFVSAYNLSGKNENLESKLKLTQLIMDHYNNTFYSRLPGLIPDNMKFFCVCSKENEKKLVFNVEVSISSSNSYLSSRDNPSNSSFLTFSSYYALITFVITTVLSFIL; the protein is encoded by the coding sequence ATGATGAAATTAAATAAGAATTATTGTTTAGGTATATcctttgtattatattttttgttgtcTGTTTGTGAAgggaataataatttaacatGTGACTTTAATAATATGCATAAATTAGATTTTCATGCTAATCAGCAAACAAGTGTTACTAAAATATGTACATTAAATCCAAAAGAATTAGATAAAGTAACCATAATATGTGGTTCAGATAGTTTagattataatttatatcctGAAAATTGTTTTGAAGaagtatatatatctacGAGTAAGACacataaagaaaaattaatagaATATGTAAAAGGATCATCAatgattatgaaaaaaagtttaaaaccaaataaatataatgaagtTTCTTTTAGAGTTCCACCTAATACTATGCCTGAAAAAGCTATTTATTGTTTTTgtgaaaacaaaaaaataataaatactaATGGTTCATATAATGGAAGTTCTCAacataataaagaaattataaatagaGGTATAGCTCAAATTGTTATTCCATCAATAactgaaaaaattaaaggatGTGATTTTACTACAAAAGAATCTTCAATTTTTACTAAAGGATATGATAtgaatgatattaataattcaaaatataaagatcAAGATCTTGTATGTACTATTAATGCAAGTGCTCATGAATTAATTGGATTTAAATGTCCAAGCACTTATTCTGTTGAACCACATGATTGTTTTGTTAGTGCATACAATTTAAGTGGGAAAAATGAAAATCTTGAAAGTAAACTTAAATTAACACAATTAATTATGGaccattataataatactttCTATTCAAGATTACCAGGTTTAATACCTGATAATATGAAATTCTTTTGTGTATGctcaaaagaaaatgaaaaaaaattagtatTCAACGTAGAAGTAAGCATATCATCAAGTAATTCCTATCTTTCATCAAGAGATAATCCATCCAATTCTTCTTTCTTAActttttcatcatattatGCGCTCATCACATTTGTTATTACAACAGTTTTATCATTCAtcttataa
- a CDS encoding lsm12, putative, whose amino-acid sequence MVKKSFDPSSHFGSFLVIKTYDGNIYKGELFCYDIISDLIVIKGDNKNGTSNIYLLRISIILDVEIKPKVKNTNDNIPMINKNIVQKIEKKALMDFEKAKLRIGIGITEEAQDLFDFIWKTHPDCTWNNKDILVLNGEVRIKPPYGPNDCIAKNDKLKERFATVISKFRQKQKQAQ is encoded by the exons ATGGTTAAAAAAAGTTTTGATCCATCTTCACACTTTGGTAGTTTCTTGGTGATAAAAACTTATGatggtaatatatataaaggcgaattattttgttatgatataatttcagatttaatagtaataaaaggagataataaaaatgggacatcaaatatatatttgcttCGAATAAGTATAATACTAGATGTAGAAATAAAACCTAAggtaaaaaatacaaatgataatattccaatgattaataaaaatattgttcaaaaaatagaaaaaaaagctTTAATGGATTTTGAAAAAGCAAAGTTGCGAATTGGAATTGGCATAACTGAGGAGGCCCAAGATTTGTTTGATTTTATATGGAAAAC tcATCCGGATTGTACCtggaataataaagatatattagtCTTAAATGGTGAGGTTAGGATAAAACCACCATATGGACCCAATGATTGCATAGCTAAGAATGACAAATTGAAAGAGAGATTTGCGACAgtg ATATCTAAATTTCGTCAAAAGCAAAAACAAGCTCAATAA
- a CDS encoding leucine-rich repeat protein: protein MLLDLSNSKLKSLEDCDIILEKLIELNLDYPSITYLNVSHNNIKSIKGLRAFENLRVLNISHNEVISLDDDYIPCCTEKIIADHNVLTDICFKGIEKEEEEYDEDICEENATYEKYNNNNNNNNNDDDDGSNILCEKDIIKNKTKDYKNKNLKNDENDDERKNHHMNNREKRKLTRNTSIYDSFNTNLLNDKNMYTNKNLPLNKLIYLDVSYNNIKKLTTFEKYLHIINKNKREKNDSCSDDAYMNNFISNKTEKDVMILFFNSLETLHLRGNQLTNLKGLSVFKNLKVLDLRSNFINHPVQLFYILDNKNWLKKYQKNKMERKDTNYYSYFVYILKKYKNFKNLQNLFLQGNNKVLKPKYLFMSVYNVLKNINVKRKLSTDVITDNISLDVSKKKKKKKKNYMTNGESEDEQNGVGSYMDFEGGDEKEVEDVDEVEDIDEVEDEDEVEDEDEDVDEEEVEDDDEEEDHMDNNENEEDFIENDEEENYCLNPENKKKDPELNEHLEEKETYDDKINEKKVDDDHMNRYNDNINNCCNEGDEEESFYEDDSSNEYTYIMEKMGISSNKINKLQNNNNTNNYLSDRTHEEKEVYDDTSQDNSESNLNGSSKCSPLYSEDDTEFESNEEKEYEQYEQYEQYEQVEKRNNKENEEKGYDDNNGDNSDDNNGDNSDDNNGDNSDDNNGDNSDGGDDCEEKRVQDKSLSIKDNLNNKNVYSSKTREKKFLYSTNDDEDEKKIDDLIKHISYSVSRNSSNIMSSQNSWKKNQGCISVKTCNDNKREFVCDNEQTEKKEVQNEKKERDNIKKKIVNTKEENNIYELSNMSYVEKENNCKKNLYKYIKSADHTNKALLKEKNISSSSGLHYEECLNEEINNRNTNDNINIKNENNKMKKNKMEIKINSIDKTYEQNEGKNLCVSSVLKKNKKTNDVLKEILNKNRDMDKSTLTNVSSIEESDMFDSDYEEIISTSNCANMNDNNKDNNMEYINIKDNNMDDINMDNYNIHNCNIKESSNLSFKNKNYLNSKQKGNSNPLTNNYVKEDKDKMDDHIKMIGTIEKMIEYKKRREQGINNDADICISKQENAQDIFKEKRKKDQRKNQGTNGNICRNTYDNTYNNTYDNTYENTCGDINKYNDEEKKEVCNILNISYKENKTNISDEKNLKTEICDMQKKIKNEMNKSCSNKDICIYKSEEEKENITYKCNSKNKLPMSNTQNRRLYHACSSFKSESTDVTERTGNMNKKLKIIEKNILNNDGLNINSMKNMNDLIISKNMMNIQAYPIQIQNNKETKNWNKKEKDHNNSSIIKDTLLVEKRVAKNEEDNDYINEKTKKNENIIKRNNELQNNNKSTCIKNVKDINILKDREEKYNDKDSMLYNNLALYLKDVCLNLGKEKQYTKNLLEEKKKLENDIKIMNVQKDIYKKKIKNLEKLCIEKNKITKKYKNMNNTLKSFEHMKMQVPKDDMNSQNEYIENTMEKLYNVFFDAFGEEHIITKMIESLADVYIRKEKNTEMKMIEHKKELDLLKNVEEIVKKKDQYYNELLKKNEIIKSLNSNLNNITKSVADMKKSIIENENKSKELLSVLSKKDSMLKDMEKKILIMRGKEKEFENERAKIMDLLKDNDGNVKSIKEYKDDIKALEEKLKIYIEKSKNKMNDKNYEKMVDKLHDEQIKIHSLLTEKEKIINEKNIQIDHLENQLQSWADEATNWVVMADKHTKLITKHNILKKNYEELKLKYIMDMKYIQSNKNEKVKELIKRFS from the exons atgttgTTAGATTTATCAAATAGTAAATTGAAAAGTTTAGAGGACTGTGATATTATCTTAGAAAAGTTGATTGAATTAAATTTGGATTATCCAAGTATAACATATTTAAACGTTtctcataataatataaaatcgATTAAAGGATTAAGGGCCTTTGAAAATTTAAGAGTTTTGAATATATCACACAATGAAGTGATATCATTAGATGATGATTATATTCCATGTTGTACTGAGAAAATTATAGCTGACCATAATGTATTAACAGATATATGTTTTAAGGGAATTGAAAAGGAAGAGGAAGAATATGATGAAGATATATGTGAGGAAAATGCTAcgtatgaaaaatataataataataataataataataataatgatgatgatgatggtAGTAACATTTTATGTGAGAAAgacattataaaaaataagacaaaggattataaaaataagaatttaaagaatgatgaaaatgacgATGAGAGGAAGAATCATCATATGAATAATCGTGAGAAGAGAAAACTTACAAGGAATACATCTATTTATGACTCTTTTAATACTAacttattaaatgataagaaTATGTATACAAATAAGAATTTaccattaaataaattaatttatctTGATGttagttataataatataaaaaaattaacaacatttgaaaaatatttacatataataaataaaaataaaagagaaaaaaatgattcaTGTTCTGATGATgcttatatgaataattttatttctaaTAAAACAGAAAAAGATGtgatgattttattttttaattctttagaAACTTTACATTTAAGAGGTAATCAATTAACTAATCTCAAGGGTCTAAGTGTTTTCAAAAATTTAAAAGTCCTTGATTTACGTTCGAATTTTATTAATCATCCTGtgcaattattttatattttagataataaaaaCTGGCTTAAGAAATAtcagaaaaataaaatggaaaGGAAAGatacaaattattattcttattttgtttatatcttaaaaaaatataaaaattttaaaaatctacagaatttatttcttcaaGGAAATAATAAAGTTCTCAAaccaaaatatttatttatgagtgtatataatgttttgaaaaatattaacgTTAAAAGGAAGTTAAGTACTGATGTTATCACAGATAATATCTCTTTAGATgtatccaaaaaaaaaaaaaaaaaaaaaaaaaattatatgactAATGGTGAGTCGGAAGACGAACAAAATGGTGTTGGAAGTTATATGGACTTTGAAGGGGGAGATGAAAAGGAAGTAGAAGATGTAGATGAAGTGGAAGATATAGATGAAGTGgaagatgaagatgaagtggaagatgaagatgaagatgtagatgaagaagaagtggaagatgatgatgaagaggaAGACCATATGGacaataatgaaaatgaagaagatttTATAGAAAATGATGAGGAAGAAAATTATTGTTTGAACCcagagaataaaaaaaaagatcccgaattaaatgaacatttggaagaaaaagaaacatatgatgataaaataaatgaaaagaaagtGGATGATGATCATATGAATagatataatgataatataaataattgttGTAACGAAGGAGATGAAGAAGAATCATTTTATGAAGATGATAGTTCGAAtgaatatacttatataatgGAAAAAATGGGAATATCATCtaacaaaattaataaattgcaaaacaataataatacaaataattatttgagTGACAGAACACATGAAGAAAAGGAAGTTTATGATGATACTTCTCAAGATAATTCTGAATCGAATTTAAATGGGTCATCGAAATGTTCTCCATTATATAGCGAAGATGATACAGAATTTGAAAGTAATGAAGAAAAggaatatgaacaatatgaacaatatgaacaatatgaACAGGTAGAGAAAaggaataataaagaaaatgaagaaaaaggaTACGATGATAACAATGGTGAtaatagtgatgataataatggtgataatagtgatgataataatggtgataatagtgatgataataatggtgATAATAGTGATGGTGGTGATGATTGTGAAGAAAAAAGGGTTCAAGATAAAAGTTTATCTATAAAAGACaacttaaataataaaaatgtatattctTCTAAAACgagggaaaaaaaatttttatattcaactaatgatgatgaagatgaaaaaaaaatcgaTGATCTTATTAAACATATTAGCTATAGTGTAAGCAGGAATTCTTCAAATATTATGTCTTCTCAAAATTCatggaaaaaaaatcaaGGATGCATAAGTGTGAAAACttgtaatgataataaaagagAATTTGTATGTGATAATGAACAAACAGAAAAAAAGGAAGttcaaaatgaaaagaaagaaagagataatattaaaaagaaaattgtgAATACTAAAGaagagaataatatatatgaactaTCAAATATGTCATATgtagaaaaggaaaataattgtaaaaaaaatctttataaatatattaaaagtgCTGATCACACAAACAAAGCTCTTttgaaggaaaaaaatatttcttcttcatctggATTACATTATGAAGAATGcttaaatgaagaaataaataatagaaatacaaatgataatataaatattaagaatgagaataataaaatgaagaaaaataaaatggagataaaaattaattcaaTAGATAAAACGTATGAACAAAATGAAGGGAAAAATCTTTGCGTTTCATccgttttaaaaaaaaataaaaagactAATGATGTACtcaaagaaatattaaacaaaaatagGGACATGGATAAGTCAACACTAACAAACGTTTCTTCTATTGAAGAGAGTGATATGTTTGATAGTGACtatgaagaaataataaGCACATCGAATTGTgctaatatgaatgataataataaagataataatatggaatatattaatataaaagataataatatggatgatattaatatggataattataacatacataattgtaatataaaagaatcatccaatttatcttttaaaaataaaaattatttaaattcaaAACAAAAGGGGAACTCAAACCCACTtacaaataattatgtaaaagaagataaagataaaatggatgatcatataaaaatgataggAACTATAGAAAAAATGATAGAATATAAGAAAAGGAGAGAACAAGGTATTAATAATGATGCTGATATTTGTATTTCTAAACAGGAGAATGCACaagatatttttaaagaaaaaaggaaaaaggaTCAACGAAAAAATCAAGGCACAAATGGAAATATATGTAGAAACACATatgataatacatataataatacatatgataATACATATGAAAATACTTGTggtgatataaataaatacaatgatgaggaaaaaaaagaagtgtgcaatattttaaatatttcttataaagAGAATAAGACTAATATTTCTGATGAGAAGAATTTAAAGACAGAGATATGTGATATGCAAAAAAAGATTAAGaatgaaatgaataaaaGTTGTAGTAACAaagatatatgtatatataagagTGAGGAagagaaagaaaatataacatataaatgtaatagTAAAAATAAGTTACCAATGTCGAATACACAAAATAGAAGATTATATCATGCTTGTTCATCTTTTAAATCAGAATCTACAGATGTAACAGAAAGAACAGGTAATATGAATAAGAAgttaaaaataatagaaaaaaatattctaaaTAACGATggtttaaatataaatagtatgaaaaatatgaacgacttaataatttcaaagaatatgatgaatatacAAGCTTATCCTATAcaaattcaaaataataaagaaacaaaaaactggaataaaaaagaaaaagatcataataattcttctatAATAAAAGATACTTTGTTAGTAGAAAAAAGGGTAGCTAAAAATGAGGAagataatgattatataaatgaaaaaactaaaaaaaatgaaaatattataaagagaaataatgaattacaaaataataataaaagtacatgtataaaaaatgtaaaagatattaatatattaaaagatagagaagaaaaatataatgacaaAGATAGTAtgctatataataatttggcTTTATATCTAAAAGATGTTTGTTTAAATTTAGGAAAGGAAAAGCAATACActaaaaatttattagaagaaaaaaaaaaattagaaaatgatataaaaattatgaatgtGCAGaaagatatttataaaaagaaaatcaaaaacttagaaaaattatgtattgagaaaaataaaattacaaaaaaatataaaaatatgaataacacATTGAAATCTTTTGAACATATGAAAATGCAGGTTCCTAAAGACGACATGAATTctcaaaatgaatatatagaaaataccATGGAgaaattatat aACGTATTCTTTGATGCTTTTGGAGAGGAGCACATAATAAccaaaat gATTGAAAGTTTAGCTGATGTTTATATTAGAAAGGAAAAGAATACagaaatgaaaatgatagaACACAAAAAg GAATTGGATTTGTTAAAGAACGTAGAGGAAATtgtaaaaaagaaagatcAATATTATAacgaattattaaaaaaaaatgaaattatcaAGAg ttTGAATAGCAACctaaataatataactaaAAGCGTTGCTGATATGAAAAAAAGCATAatagaaaatgaaaacaaaTCCAAGGAATTATTATCGGTGTTATCAAAAAAAGATTCAATGTTGAAagatatggaaaaaaaaatcctAATAATG agGGGAAAAGAAAAGGAATTTGAAAATGAAAGAGCTAAAATAATGGATCTCCTAAAAGATAACG ATGGCAATGTGAAGAGCATAAAAGAATACAAGGACGATATTAAAGCACtagaagaaaaattaaaaatatatatagaaaaatctaaaaataaaatgaatgacAAAAATTATGAGAAGATGGTAGATAAATTACAtgatgaacaaataaaaatacactCATTATTaacagaaaaagaaaaaattataaatgaaaaaaatattcaaatagATCATCTAGAAAATCAATTACAATCATGGGCAGATGAAGCAACCAATTGGGTGGTCATGGCTGATAAGCACACCAAACTTATAACAAAACATAACATATTAaag aaaaattatgaagaattgaaattgaaatatattatggatATGAAATACATCCAgtcaaataaaaatgaaaaagttaAGGAACTCATAAAAAGGTTTTCATAA